One region of Capsicum annuum cultivar UCD-10X-F1 unplaced genomic scaffold, UCD10Xv1.1 ctg2578, whole genome shotgun sequence genomic DNA includes:
- the LOC107869816 gene encoding ras-related protein RABA1f-like encodes MFDTFCVQTLNLYMLDKSRSIIKFRSNICVHKLTSHQQMDVHLPQFSTMISEYNRGAAGALLVYDIPRHVTFENVARWLKELRDHTDQNIVVMIVGNKSDLRQLRAVPTGESSGFAERESTFFMETSALEALNVENSFTEVLTQIYQVVSRKSLDIGDDPASVA; translated from the coding sequence ATGTTCGACACTTTTTGTGTTCAAACATTGAATCTGTATATGTTGGACAAGTCCAgatcaatcatcaaatttagatCCAATATTTGTGTGCACAAGCTAACTAGCCATCAACAGATGGACGTCCATTTACCACAGTTTTCCACTATGATTAGTGAATACAATCGAGGAGCAGCAGGTGCCTTACTGGTTTACGACATTCCTCGCCATGTAACATTTGAAAATGTAGCAAGATGGCTCAAAGAATTGAGAGACCACACAGACCAAAACATTGTTGTAATGATCGTGGGGAATAAGTCGGATCTCCGCCAACTCAGAGCTGTCCCCACGGGCGAATCAAGTGGTTTTGCAGAAAGAGAGAGCACTTTCTTCATGGAAACATCTGCACTTGAGGCACTCAATGTAGAAAACTCCTTCACAGAGGTACTCACTCAGATTTATCAAGTGGTTAGTCGAAAATCACTTGATATAGGAGATGATCCAGCATCTGTAGCATGA